A genomic segment from Luteolibacter ambystomatis encodes:
- a CDS encoding DUF4175 family protein, whose product MNFPQQLARFRRRQRAGRLAAWLLATAGGAIAVLLVLMALDLQLAWESPSRILVVKIAAALIAIAAITAFIVVIRLSRQRAATLADDALGSPRRPVAAALAVDPGTADTPLGKFLAKRSLDEAASALARLPAKQALPWPWLRRAGGALCLVLIGAAVFRSASPLPFATALDRMVHPDADIPPWSRLRFTLDPAQPSVLYGGDLLVTCTLDGDHIDKPVECLLRQPGSNEVLRLPAARESANRFSRKLDAVTRPVEVAFACGKARSRWLPVEILLQPNVLAGALEITPPVYTGLPTNRGPLDSNEISVPEGSAVVLELTSNRPLGAATLTFTPARTGTTDPAPVETAGETSGHTARFAFTAGRSGKLSIVIRDVRGTPSAKPSELALKMLPDQPPVIDLTSPPPLLLATPKTKIPVEASATDDLGLSRIQLVRTLSGFRDRSLAVAKGLVKTREYGVHDGLDLAKLGLQPGQTIELFLEASDYNPSLLGQGTSGISRIQIISEDDYAARLRAKTTLKQFSARFQAVARAREEARKALEELEKAAGNPEAAEKARQDALEANRKAAELMEKLGGDFPVFEAEKRLQALAREAAGPFKQNTDDLAKLDPKASAPAQREAVRQMLERLDKPQPKMEEAQKDAATIAEAGRLLEMAAKFHQIYETQQSLVKRIGTIAKEIAQGDDQNKRLLGSLADTQQKNREALEEFVRELEKRSATIQDPQLQEFKESALAFAQHLRLADPGSVMDAASKHARDGASNDAFTNAEMARSQLESLMQGEDGFPKACQGKAPKFSIPRPDVNQTMQQMLEGLMSQNPGTTPNQKTGGGGMGAGGTGPTGSAEPGYALSDLPVLGPDRLQFDPASLGGSANGDARSTRPVKGLPTTTETGTIKPTESRTGDSGGPTPEAVPAIYREAVKRYFSGE is encoded by the coding sequence CTCGGTTCGCCACGGCGTCCGGTTGCCGCCGCTCTGGCGGTCGATCCCGGAACCGCCGACACACCGCTCGGCAAATTCCTTGCCAAGCGTTCGCTGGATGAAGCCGCTTCCGCTCTTGCCCGACTGCCCGCGAAACAGGCGCTGCCGTGGCCATGGCTGCGCCGAGCGGGTGGCGCGCTTTGCCTGGTGTTGATCGGAGCCGCGGTTTTCCGCTCCGCCTCTCCGTTGCCATTCGCCACCGCGCTGGATCGCATGGTCCATCCGGACGCGGACATCCCACCATGGAGCCGTCTTCGCTTCACCCTCGATCCGGCACAGCCATCCGTTCTCTACGGCGGCGATCTGCTGGTGACCTGCACCTTGGATGGCGACCACATCGACAAGCCGGTCGAGTGCCTGCTGCGCCAACCCGGCTCGAACGAAGTGCTGCGCCTGCCCGCCGCCCGTGAATCGGCAAATCGTTTTTCCCGCAAGCTCGATGCCGTCACCCGTCCTGTGGAAGTCGCGTTCGCCTGTGGCAAGGCCCGCTCACGATGGCTGCCGGTGGAGATCCTGCTCCAGCCCAACGTGCTCGCAGGAGCCTTGGAAATCACGCCTCCCGTCTATACAGGATTGCCAACCAACCGGGGTCCGCTGGACAGCAACGAAATCTCCGTGCCGGAAGGTTCCGCCGTCGTCCTGGAACTCACCTCGAACCGTCCGCTCGGAGCCGCAACCCTCACCTTCACGCCCGCACGTACCGGCACCACCGATCCCGCTCCGGTGGAAACCGCCGGCGAAACCTCAGGGCACACCGCGCGCTTCGCCTTCACCGCCGGTCGCTCGGGCAAGCTGTCCATAGTCATCCGGGACGTGCGCGGCACGCCATCGGCGAAGCCTTCCGAGCTGGCGCTGAAGATGCTGCCGGACCAACCACCGGTGATCGACCTGACTTCACCGCCGCCATTGCTGCTGGCCACACCAAAGACGAAGATCCCGGTGGAAGCGAGCGCCACCGACGACCTCGGCCTCTCGCGCATCCAACTCGTGCGCACGCTTTCCGGATTCCGCGATCGCTCGCTGGCCGTTGCCAAAGGACTGGTGAAGACCCGCGAGTACGGCGTTCATGATGGACTCGATCTCGCCAAACTCGGTCTGCAACCCGGCCAGACCATCGAACTGTTTCTGGAAGCTTCCGACTACAACCCCTCGCTACTGGGACAAGGGACCTCCGGCATCTCCCGCATCCAGATCATTTCCGAGGACGACTACGCCGCGCGGCTGCGCGCGAAAACCACGCTCAAGCAATTCTCCGCTCGCTTCCAGGCCGTGGCCCGCGCCCGCGAGGAAGCGCGCAAGGCGCTGGAGGAACTCGAAAAGGCCGCGGGCAATCCCGAGGCCGCCGAGAAGGCGCGCCAAGATGCCCTTGAAGCGAACCGCAAGGCCGCGGAGCTGATGGAGAAGCTCGGCGGCGACTTTCCTGTGTTCGAGGCGGAGAAGCGGCTCCAGGCGCTCGCCCGCGAAGCCGCCGGCCCCTTCAAGCAAAACACCGATGATCTGGCCAAGCTCGATCCCAAGGCCAGTGCGCCAGCCCAGCGCGAAGCGGTGCGCCAGATGCTGGAGCGTCTGGACAAACCGCAGCCGAAGATGGAGGAGGCGCAGAAGGATGCCGCCACCATCGCCGAGGCCGGAAGGCTGTTGGAGATGGCGGCCAAGTTCCACCAGATCTACGAAACCCAGCAATCGCTGGTGAAACGCATCGGCACCATCGCCAAGGAGATCGCACAGGGAGACGACCAGAACAAGCGGCTGCTCGGTTCGCTCGCCGACACCCAGCAGAAGAACCGCGAGGCGCTGGAGGAATTCGTCCGCGAGTTGGAAAAACGCTCCGCCACCATCCAGGATCCACAGCTCCAGGAGTTCAAGGAATCCGCGCTCGCCTTCGCCCAGCACCTGCGTCTGGCTGATCCCGGCAGCGTGATGGATGCCGCCTCGAAACACGCGCGCGACGGTGCCTCCAACGATGCCTTCACCAATGCGGAAATGGCACGCTCGCAACTGGAGTCGCTGATGCAGGGCGAAGACGGCTTCCCGAAAGCCTGCCAGGGCAAGGCCCCGAAATTCTCGATCCCGCGCCCGGATGTGAACCAAACCATGCAACAGATGCTGGAAGGGCTCATGAGCCAGAACCCCGGCACCACGCCGAACCAGAAGACCGGCGGCGGTGGCATGGGTGCGGGCGGCACCGGCCCGACCGGCAGCGCCGAACCGGGATACGCTCTCTCCGATCTTCCCGTGCTGGGACCGGATCGCCTTCAGTTCGATCCGGCCTCGCTCGGCGGCAGCGCCAATGGTGACGCCCGCTCGACCCGCCCGGTCAAAGGCCTGCCGACCACGACCGAAACAGGCACCATCAAACCCACCGAATCCCGCACCGGCGATTCCGGTGGCCCCACCCCCGAAGCCGTCCCCGCGATCTATCGCGAGGCGGTGAAACGCTACTTCTCCGGAGAATGA